A window from Hemicordylus capensis ecotype Gifberg chromosome 2, rHemCap1.1.pri, whole genome shotgun sequence encodes these proteins:
- the PCSK1N gene encoding proSAAS, with product MGPALLLALLSGLGAAKPLSTAGRGGLNHNLSGGSRRVRREVQGAPYEAVEAMLANEVYYPELLRLAALERAMSSPSGQLQEEHLAQALERAMASSGNQLQDERLAQTLERAVAPPSSQFQPDERLALALQRLLQDGHRRDQESIYLANLLKLWDEAKGATLYPEYDETSLAGGSALPRSLVNRYWVSEGGFEPQDELGGEEEPAGELDPEMLRYLVGRILSGASGLPSQRLPVPPRRLRRAIFDGGELPEPPNLLRVKRLGGEAGGEAQLQRVKRTEGEAVGGRRAVPGGTQRLRYLPE from the exons CCTCTCTCCACTGCAGGCCGTGGAGGGCTGAACCACAACCTGTCTGGGGGGTCCCGGCGGGTTCGGCGTGAGGTTCAGGGAGCGCCCTATGAGGCTGTTGAGGCTATGTTGGCCAATGAAGTGTATTACCCTGAACTGCTCCGGCTGGCGGCACTGGAGAGAGCAATGTCATCCCCTAGTGGTCAGCTGCAGGAAGAACACCTCGCCCAAGCATTAGAGAGAGCCATGGCCTCCTCTGGTAACCAACTGCAAGATGAGCGCTTGGCCCAGACACTAGAGAGGGCTGTGGCACCACCCAGTAGCCAATTCCAGCCAGATGAGCGTCTGGCTCTTGCTCTGCAGCGCCTCCTCCAGGATGGACATCGCCGGGACCAGGAATCCATCTACCTGGCTAATCTGCTAAAGCTTTGGGATGAAGCCAAAGGTGCTACGTTGTATCCCGAGTATGATGAGACCAGCCTAGCGGGAGGCTCCGCTTTGCCTAGATCGTTGGTGAATCGTTATTGGGTCTCCGAAGGGGGTTTTGAACCCCAAGACGAgctgggaggggaagaagaacCTGCAGGAGAGCTGGACCCTGAAATGCTGAG GTACCTGGTCGGCCGGATCCTCTCAGGAGCAAGCGGCCTGCCCTCCCAGCGTCTCCCTGTGCCCCCCAGGCGCTTGCGGCGTGCCATCTTTGATGGAGGGGAACTGCCTGAGCCCCCCAATCTTCTGCGGGTCAAGCGACTAggcggggaggccggcggggaggCCCAGCTGCAGCGAGTCAAGCGGACAGAGGGGGAAGCggttggagggaggagagctgttcctggGGGAACCCAGAGGCTTCGGTACCTTCCTGAGTAG